In Heliangelus exortis chromosome 3, bHelExo1.hap1, whole genome shotgun sequence, the genomic stretch GGGGGAGGTGGCACAGCTGGGGTGGGacaggctgctgcagggtggtGGGGATGTGGCATGGGTCCTGCAGCATTTCTGGGTAtctctgggagcagctggagtcactctccttcctttcccttacTGATGGTGTAGCGGAGTTCACGGGGCCCCCCCAGAAGCCTCCAAGACTTGGGGCACAGGTAAGACCTCCCTGGGTCAGGCCACCACAGTCCTGGGCCTCTTCTTCCATCTCCTcactctccttcctcttccatcacCTCCCTCCATCCTGCATCCATCTCCCGTCCCTATAGGATGGGACTTTTCTGATCCCCCTCCCCAAGACCCCAAAGGGGTCAGATGGaccccagagcagcagggggtggggggggggtggatgGGTCTGGCCAGGGCTCCCCAGAGGTGTTGGGGCTTTTCCCTTCTTGGGAAAGGTTGGttctccccttctgctctgctcatgtgagaccccccaccccaaattctgggtccagttctggtgtccccaccataggaaggacacagagctgttgggatgagtccagaggaggccacaaagctgatccaggggctggatggagcagctctgccatgaggagaggctgaggagctgggattgttcagcctggagaagagaagcctcagggggaccttagagctgccccccagtccctgaagggaacctccaggaaggctgcagagggacttttcctgaGTGTTcagtgacaggagaaggggaaatggattgaaagtgcaggagaagaggttcaggctggatctgaggaagaagttcttcagcaggagggtgctgagactctggaccagattgcccagagaagctgtggctgccccctccctggaggtgttgaagttAAAGTTAAAGGTGTTCAAGTTACGGTGTTCaagttaaaacttgaagaggggagattgaggttggacatgaggaagaaattctatattttgagggtgctgagcccctggttgcccaggttgcccaaggaagctgtggctgccccctccctggaggtgttcagggccaggttggatgaggcttggagcagcctgggctggatcagaggtgtccctgggcatgggaCATCACAGAATCAGggaattattgaggctggaaagaCCTTTGAGCTCATCAAATCCAGCCTGTGACCTAACACCCCCAcatggcaccgagtgccacCTCCAGCCTtgccttaaacacctccagggatggagtaGGTGacctctaaggtcccttccaacctcagccttTCTCTGATTCTTGCTCCCCCTGGATCCCACCGTGTCCCCAGTCCATCCACCCGACCCCCACTGCCAACCTGGACCGCAGGGATGACCCAGTGTACAGCAACGTCATGGAGCTGGtgagggctgtgctggagctgaagGATGAGATCAGCTTCCTGCCCCCCGAGGGCTACATCCTGGTGGTGAAGGTAGGGATGAAGGGGAAAtgggggagggagctgggaaggggtcTGATGAGGGACTCCCACTGAGCATCCTTCTCAGGAAGGTCTTGCAGATGGAGGAGGGAGCATTTCAAGCATTCCTTGCTCCTCCTTTGGATGCTTGGGTGACTGATGGGAGAGATTCCCACGTATCCTGCTCCTCCAGTGGGTCCTTGGGTGACTGATGGGAGAGATTCCCACGTATCCTGCTCCTCCAGTGGGTCCTTGGGTGACTGATGGGAGAGATTCCCACGTATCCTGCTCCTTTTTTGGATGCTTGGGTGACTGATGGGAGAGATTCCCACGTATCCTGCTCCTCCAGGGGGTCCCTGGGTCAATGTTGGGAGAGATTCCCATGTATCCTGCTCCTCCAGTGGGTCCCTGTGTCAGTGATGGGAGAGATTCCCACGTATCCTGCTCCTTTTTTGGATGCTTGGATGACTGATGGGAGAGATTCCCACGTATCCTGCTCCTCCAGTGGGTCCTTGGGTCAATGATGGGAGAGATTCCCATGTATCCTGCTCCTTTTTTGGATGCTTGGGTGACTGATGGGAGAGATTCCCATGTATCCTTCTCCTCCAGGGGGTCCCTGGGTCAGTGATGGGAGAGATTCCCATGTATCCTGCTCCTTTTTTGGATGCTTGGGTGACTGATGGGAGAGATTCCCATGTGTCCTGCTCCTCCAGGGGGTCCTTGGGTGACTGATGGGAGAGATTCCCATGTATCCTGCTCCTCCAGGGGGTCCTTGGGTCAATGATGGGAGAGATTCCCACGTATCCTGCTCCTTCAGTGGGTCCCTGAGTCATTGATGGGAGAGATTCCCACGTATCCTGCTCCTCCAGTGGGTCCTTGGTCAATGGTGGGATCATTCCAAACATATCCTACTCCTCCATTGGGTCCTTGGGTCAATGATGGGAGCACTTCCAGCACTCCCTGCTCCTCCATTGGGTCCTTGGATCAACGATGGGAGAGTCTCCCACCTTTTCCCTCTTGGGAAAGGGATCTTTGGCTCAGAACCCCAGCCTATTCCCAGGTCCCACTTGCCTGTCCCCCTGCCTGGAACCCCCCTCCTGACCCTGTCACCCTCTCTGCAGAACGTGGGGCTGTCCCTGAGGAAGCTGATTGGCAGTGTTGATGAGATCCTGCCCGTCCTGCCCGCCACCTCCCGCACTGAGGTAGAGTTTCCAGCTTGTCCTGATCCTCCTCTGGGTCCTTGGGTCAGTGACGGGAGCACTTCCAGCACTCCCTGCTCCTCATTTGGGTCCTTGGGTCAGTGATGGGAGCACTTCCAGCACTCTCTACTCCCCTGTTGGGTCCTTGACTCAATGATGGGAGCATTTCCAGCATGTCCTACTCCTCATTTGGGTCCTTGGGTCAGTGATGGGAGCACTTCCAGCACTCCCTGCTCCTCATTTGGGTCCTTGGCCCAATGATGGGAGCACTTCCAGCACTCTCTGCTCCTCATTTGGGTCCTTGGGTCAATGGTGGAAGAGTTTCCAACATGCCCAGCTCCTCGTTTGTGACCTTGGGTCAATGATGGGACCAATTCCAGGTTCTGTTGGTTCCTTGGGTCACTTCCAGGACTCTTTACTCCTACTGTGGGTCCTTGGGTCAATGGTGGGAGCATTTCCAACATGTCCTACTCCTCCATTGGACCTTTGGATCAATGTTGGGAGCCCTTCCAGCACTCCCTGCTCCTACGTTGAGTCTTTGGTCAATGGTGGAAGTGATTCCAGCACTCTCTACTCCTCCGTTGGGTCCTTGGTCAATGATGGGAGCATTTCCAGCATGTCCTACTCCTCATTTGTGTCCTTGGGTCAATGGTGAGAGCACTTCCAGCACTCCCTGCTCCTCCATTTGTTCCTTGGGTCACCAGTGGGAGCACTTCCAGCACTCTCTACTCCCCTGTTGGGTCCTTGACTCAATGATGGGAGCATTTCCAACATGTCCCACTCCTCATTTCTGTCCTTGGCCCAATGATGGGAGCACTTCCAGCACTCCCTACTCTCCCGTTGGGTCCTTGGGTCAATGATGGGAGCATTCCCAACATGTCCTACTCCTCATCTAGGTccctgggaggaaggagagggggcTCCATCACGGGCTTGGGCGTTGGGTGGTACCTTTATCCCTAAGCTCTGTGTGTCCTGGTCAGATCGAGGGGACCCAGAAGCTGCTGAACAAGGACCTGGCAGAGCTGATCACCAAGATGAGGCTGGCCCAGCAGAACGCCGTCACCTCGCTGAGCGAGGAGTGCAAGAGGCAGATGCTGACAGCTTCCCACACCCTGGCCGTGGATGCCAAGAACCTCCTGGATGCCGTGGACCAAGCCAAGGTCCAGGCCAACCTGGTGAAACTCTGCGTGGAGTGAGGGGAGgcaaggggaaggagagagatggaaggagaagggggtggggaaggagagaccaggaggaggaggaggaggaggaagaggaagaggaggaggaagaggaggaggagagaccACCCCACTTCCATCGTGGAGATGGGAGGAGAAGGTTGTGGAGGAGCTGGCTTTTGTGTGTCACCCGTGGCCTCGCCATCCcgccctccctgtcccccctctcctcctggctTTAGCATCGTCTCGTCGGTCTTctgaaggaggctgtgaagtCCTGGCTTCGGAAGAAGTCACCTGGGTGCCTCGTCCCTTGGACCTGGATGTCCCCAAGGGTGCCTGAAGATCCCTCAggctcagccagcagctccctgtggccatccctccatccctccgCAGGACAGATGGACAGTGGGTGGCACGTGACAACGGGGACCTGACCCCCGGGAGCCATGGGAGGGGGGACACTGTGGCCGGGGGGAGCTGGCATCCCAGGTGCCACCACGGTGGTGGCCACAGGGACATCGTACACAGGAATTTATTTAAGGACAGGAGCCGGGTCTGGCACCGGTGGCCGGAGCGTGTccatcccccagccctggggagcaaGGGGAGGGCTGGGACCCTCTGGGGCTGTGGCTTTGGGGGACACAACCCAGGAGGACAGAGGACACCTTTGGATGAGTTGTTTTGATCCCCCCCcatcctgagctgctctggtgTGAGTGAGGAGGTCAGAAGCACCTCGGGGTTGGGCTTTGAGTTGGAGACCTCACGGTTTGGGCttttccccagcacctccccaccccctgtTTGTCCTGGCTGAGATAAACCATGTGCAAAGTCCTGATGTGCCTGTCCTTGTgtcaccccccctgccccagggacgTGTCCTTCTTGTGGGAACAACCCCAGTAGAGCTGCTGGGGTcaccctggctctgctgcctgccccatTTCCCACCCACAGATCCTACAACCCACACCAGGATCTTGAACTCCTCTTGGTGGCCTCTTGGTGGGCACTGGGGTGGCCTCATCTCAAATCCTGGGGTCAGATTTGGGAccttcaggagcagaaggagattgaggggctggagagtggccagagaagggaatggagctggggaaggggctggagaagatgaaggggctggagaagttgtgaggagcatctgagggagctgtgggtgctgatcctggagcagaggaggctgaggggagaccttgtggctctctgcaagcccctgagaggaggttggagccagggggggtcgggctctgctcccaaggaacaagggatgggagaagaggaacttttggcacaagtcaagtggtgccaggggaggtttaggttggagctggggaagaatttctccctggaaagggttgtcagggcctggcccaggctgcccagggcagggctggagtccccatcatgcctggaggggtttcagagaaagccctggggatgtggggatgagggacatggggtgggggttgctggttggagctgatgatctcaaagggcttttccaaccacaaCAATTTGATGGTTCTGTCCTGTGCCCCCCCCTTTGCTGCTGAAGGGATCTGCacctttgctttccaaaaaCCCCATCACGAAACCCTGGTGGAGGCTGCTGGGAAATGGTTTATGAGGGACAGCACAGCCATGAAATGGGTTCCCCTCCTTTTTGGGGGGTCTAGGGctgcccaacacccccaggaCATGCATCTCCCTCCATGgcacccttttttttctggagcgTTTCACTCCTGGAAGGATTTCTCTGGAACCCCTCAGCCTGTGTCCAGCACCATGATGAGGGGGTCTCCAGGAGAGGAAAACACTGGGGGAAAAACTTGGTGTCTCTTAGAGCACGGGAGAGGAGGAATGTCCTGAACCCCCGGATCCTTGGGAGTGTAGAGAAGTTGGCCATGAGGAGCTGGATATGAGAGGttgggctgcagccccagcagagccaggggggtTGGGATCTGacaggggatggagaggaggattCGGGTTCTCCCAGTCTTTCCCTTCCAAGCCACCCACGTTTTGGGGTGAAATGGACCATCTGAAGAGCTGTCACCCGGCCCACACCATGCACAACAATGGTCCTGAGCCCCACTGCAGTCAGGATCTCCCCTACAGCATCTCTGAGAGGTGCCACCTTCTCTCCCAGCTCGTTGGAAACTCAACCAGATGCAGctcttggttttggggttggaCTCGCAGCAGCTTTAGGAAGCAGAAACCCCTCCTAGATGCCTCCAGCCTGCACTCAAGCGATGGAGAAGCTGCACCATGGCCTCCTGATGGCTGTCACCACCTGCAGggtggcaggcaggcagctggccCTCCCCTCCCATGGCACAGCCATGGTTTCACCCAACATTTTCCATCCTGGGAGTCCTCTCTGGTTGCAGCCGTCTCCTCCTAAGGAGGGGCGAGGGTCCTGCCGGATGTGGACACCACGGTGCCCACTCCCTGGGAGGAGGGAACGTGCATCTCCTGCTGCCATCCCCCACCACCGGCCCCTAGATCATCCCTGCCAGgtagggagggaggaagagccCCATGGTGCCCAGCAAGCAGACGATGATGAACATCCAGAGGAAGATGCGGTCGATCACCATGGCAACGTACTTCCAGTCCTCCTTCACCTGCCGGGGGGAGAGGGACCATGAGTGGGAGCGGGGGCTTCACTgccccccctcgccccccccAAAGGGTTAGGAGACCACCCAAGGCTTCCACTGCCTCTGCTGTTTGGCTGGGGGTGAGGAGATGCCTTGGGAAATCCCTGGAGaaggagggctgggagagggatggacccctggggggggggatggacATCTCCAGgggagctgctcagggcagggcAAATCCCACCCAGGGTTTTCTGCCTGAATCCCACCTGGCTAAACGCAGGGGTGCAGCACCCCAGCAGGGGCCCAGCAGGGCAGGCTGGGCCATCTCTGCTCTCCAAGGGCAGAAGAAGGATCTCCAACAtccccacagccagcaggagctggaggaaccATCAAGGGACCCCACGGACTGGGTATCCCCCAGCGGGTGGTGGTCGATCTTCTCCCCAGCTTTGGGTCCTCAGCACCCAGGGGTGCACCCAGGGGACCGACCCCTCCGTGGAGGGACAAGTGGTAGAAGGCATCAGCCATGGTGGAGGAGCCCCCGTCACCCCCCAGGCCAGCCTGGGGGGCACCCGCTCACCGAGAAGTCGGCGTCCTCTGCTCGCAGGTGGTCGGCGATGTACTGAACCCCTTCCAGGGCCTTCAGGATGCTGGGGGACAACACCAACCCCTGGGCtgagccctcctcctcctcttcctccccctcagGGGGCACCCGGGAGGCCGAGCCCCCCGGCATCTTCCCTCCTTGGTGCCCGCAGCCGTATTGGCACCGGGTGCCCTTGGAGCCCTCCCGGGACAGGGGGGTGGGGTAGGTCTtgtccttctcttcttcttcctcctcttcttcctcttcctcttcctcctcccacttGTCATCCACGTCGGTCTCCAGCCAGCAACGAGAGGTGCTGAGCCTGGTCCCGGGGAGGTCGTACTGGGCGGGGGTCCCCTCGGggggaggaagagctggaggtCTCTTCATGAAGAGCCAACGGGGGATGAAGTCGAGGAAGAAGCTGCGGACCCAGCGGGGCATGGTGTGGGTGCTGGGCGAGCGGTGGTGGACGTTGAGGACGAAGACGGTGATGATGATGGAGAGCGTGACGAAGATCATGGTGAAGAGGAGATACTCCCCGATGAGGGGGATGACCAGAGAGGTGGAGGGGATGATCTCCGTGATCAGCAGCAAGAAGACGGTGAGGGACAGCAGGACGGAGATGCAGAGGGTGATCTTCTCCCCGCACTCGGAGGGCAGGTAGAAGACCAGCACGGTGAGGCAGGAGATGAGCATGCAGGGGATGATGAGGTTGATGGTGTAGAAGAGCGGGAGGCGCCGGATGACGAAGAAGAAGGTGATGTCGGGGTAGATCTCGGAGCAGCAGTCGTACTTCTTGGAGGTGTAGGTGGCGACGGCGTTGATGATGGCCCACTCGCCGCTCTCCCAGTAATCCTTCAGGTCCACGTGGTGGTCCATGTTCTCCAGGTCGATCTTGGCCTTGTCGTAGGACCAGGAACCGAACTTCATCTTGCAGTTCTGCTGGTCGAAGGGGAAGAAGGTGACGTCGATGCTGCAGGAGCTCTTGTAGATGGCGGGTGGGACCCACTTGACCTTCCCGTCGGAGAAGAGGTGGGCCTTGGTCATGTGGGTCACAGCAAACTCCCCGTCAGCGCTGCAGGGTGGGAAGAGGAAGATAGAAGAAGGGTTCCCAGCAGGAACGAGGACCAGGAGCTGGTGTGAGGAGTCTGGATCTGAGGCTGTGGCCCCATCACCCAGCCCTGCGTGGTGTTGGGTTCATCCTCCCGGCACCAACCAGAGCATGGAGATGGGTGGGAAGATGAGGATCGGGCGTGGGGAGAGGGATGCAGGTGGATTTGCATCCTATGGGTGGGTGGGATGAGGGGTAGGAGGTCCGTGGGGACTGGCAGCACCTGGGAGTTactgggatgggaagggatgggatgggatgggatgggatgggatgggatgggatgggatgggatggagtgGAATGGGAcgagatgggatgggatgggatgggatgggatggatgggatgggatgggatgggatgggatggatgggatgggatgggatgggatgggatgggatgggatgggatgggatgggatgggatgggatgggatggagtgGAATGGGATGAGATGGAGATGGGTTGAgatggagatgggatggggtggaacGGAATGgagatgggatgagatggggatgggatgggatgggatgggatgggatgggatgggatgggatgggatgggatgggatgggatgggatgggtgggatggtTTGGCCATGGCCCTCGGGCTGCCCCATCTGGGCAGCATCACTCACTTGTTGTAGAGCACGATGTCAGGGATCCAGATCATCTCAGAGGGCACCCGGATGGAGGTGACATTGTCAAACTCTGCCGGGTCCCAGCGCAGTTTGTAGTCACTCCACTCCTGGAGGGACACACGCAGTgagggggtgtcaggggggaCCCTGCTGCCCAacacctcctctgcctcctcccctgGCAGCATCACCCACAAGGACAACACCATGGAGATGCCACCAACCCCCATCCAACAGGACCTCTCTGCCCTGGATGCTGCTccttggagccccctgggctgggggaggggtccctgcccatggcaggggtggcactgggtgggctttgaggtcccttcccacccaacccagCCTGGAAGCCTTTAAATCCTTCCCTGACATCCCCCTGCCCGTGCCCTGGGGTGGGAAGAGGCTCCTACCTGCTTCAGCCAAACATTGGTGGTCATCATCTGGTTCTTCTCATCCTGCGgtgggaaagagggagaggtgAGAGCAGAAAGTGAGAGGGTTTGGTCCCATCTCTGTCACCCCTCAAAACATTTCCTGCCTTCCACCTCGGGGCGGTTCAGCTCCTGGAAGCAACCAGGAGAAATCCAAGGAGAGACTTGGAGGCATCTGCTCACTAGATGGCAGCAAGAAATCGTGTATGGGGAGTGTGGGGACACCGTGATGGACCCGTCCTGtgctggggtccccatcagctgaaggacacggagctgttggagccagtgcagaggaggccctggagctgctgggaggggctggagcagctctgctctggagccaggctgagagagttgggggtgttgaggctggagaagagaaggctgcaacggggagaccttagagcaccttccagtgcctgaaggggctccaggaaagctggggagggacttgggacaagggcctggagggatgggaccctgcgagggggaagggtttgcagctgggagaggggagatggagaggagatcttgggcagggagggagggagggagggagggagaaattgtttggttggacttggtgatctcagaggtcctttccagccatgagcattctgtgattctcaggtgtgggccatgggttagtggtggcctggaataaggtgatgtcctggctgggctggagtgggataggacaagggggaagggtttgtgagctggagaggggagctggggctgagatgtgagggagaaattgcttggggtgagggtgctgagcccctggttgcccaggttgcccaaggaagctgtggctgccccatccctggcagtgtctcagcccaggtttggatggggcttggagccccctgggctggggggaggggtccctgggcatggcagggggtggaatgAGGTgacctttagggtcccttcccacccaacccagTCAGGGGTTCCATGATTCTCTGGATGGATGGGAGGGCAGCTGGGTGTGCAGAGGAGGGATGAGTGAGGAATGGATGGACAGACAGCCCAGAGGTCCCCAGGGTGGGCAGCTGGGGGTGAAGGccatggcagggctggagaactgcagctttcctgggtgctgttctgctgccagggaggggttgggatggagaggaggcCACAGCCCCCACTGCTCATTGGGGTGGGGGGTTCTGTCTTGGGGGAGATGGGCAGGAGGTTGCTGGGACCCAAGGCCCATGAGAatcccagcagtgtccccaggctctgcccagCCACACCAGTAGGACCAACTGGTGAaagggcagcagggatgggatgggatgggatgggataggatgggatgggatgggatgggatgggatgggatgggatgggatgggatggggtgggatgggattggatgggataggatgggatgggatgggatgggatgggatggatgggatgggatggatggggtgggatgggatgggatgggatgggatgggatggggtgggatgggatgggatgggatgggatgggatgggatgggatggggtgggatggggcacTCACCACGTCGATGAGCTGTGCAATGGAGAGCCCAAACCTGACAATGACCACGTCCGAGGTGTTGGGCACGGGGCGTGACCAGCGGTTGTAGGCACTGAAGAGGTGTTTGAAGAGCCTATCCTCAGCGTGGCTGCCAGGATGGTCCCTCCGGCGACCCTCCGACCTCCCCCCTGGTATGGGGAACATGTTTTGGTTGGGCTGAGGTGCTAAACCCCCCCCCTTTTTGGGGACCGAGCCCCTTGAACCCCCCTGTGCTCCTCCCAAGGCAGGGTGTGAGGTCACACCTGAGAAATCCCACCCTTGGGTGGCCAAGAGCcttctccctgtcccttccAGCTGCTCTTACTGGTGCTTACTGGTGCAGCTCTATGACGCTGGGGTTAGCTTTGGTCCTTGGGATCTCTGCAACCCCCCCTGGGGTtgggggcagggctgggatgagCCTGAAGCTTTCTCCGTGGAAAATGTTGGTGACCACCTTTGGGGAGCCCAGGCTGTGTCCTTGGCCATCCTGCCTTCTGCAGAGCTCCATAAATCTCCACCAGCAAGGTGAGGAATGCCAaggggggagggatggagggaaggatggaggaggggagggaaggagggatggaggagggggagggagggaggacgggagggagggagggagggagggagggaggggagggagggagggaggagggggagacCTTTGCCTGGTGCTGTTCCATCAAAAAGCTTCCCTTTTtgggctctgccctccccatGCCGTGTCCCAGGGCCCTGCCAAGCTCTCCCCAGCAGGCCAGGGGAGTTTTTTATTATcagttctctctctttcttgctgttgttgttgtgttttggcCAGGGCTGAtgtgctggggcagctctgagGGTCCCATCCCAGGGGAAGGGAGCAGCCAGGTGCCCAGCTTGTGCTGGGAGGTCTGGTGTTGACGAGGGGGTGGGAGCAAAATCCAGGCTTGTTCCATCCTTCCAACCTTTCCAGCTGGCACAGGGGGGATTCGGGGTCCCAAAGGAACATCCCctagaggggaggggaggacccagagggagacCACCCCCCCACCCAAGCATCTGGGTGGTGTCAAGGTGCTCTGAAGGCCACCAGCCCCATCCTAACGTGCTGTGGGGTGGAGGGCACCGAGCCAGCTTGGAGAGTGGGGATGCTGGGAGGCTGCCTGGGGGGTAAACTGGGAGACAACTGGTTTTCCGTGGACCACAGCTCCTtccttgtccccatccccagaTTCCCCGGGTCCCCACctgggggacacccaggggaAGGAAATTTGGGCACCCTGGGGGAAGCCAGAGCTGTCCTCACCTGCCTGGGAGGTGACCAAGCACCACACGAGGAGGGGGACGATGCCATGGGACAGCTGCCCCATCCTCCTTGGCCCCTTGGCCCCTCTGGCCCCCCTGCCTGGAGCAGTTGGTGAAGCCCCCCAGGAGGAACCGGGAGATGAGCTGAGGAGGTGTCTGGAGAAGAGGCTCAGCAGGAAAAGCCACCAGAGGGGACTTCCCGTGGGGTGTCCCGTGTGTCCCCCACTGTCAGCGAGCTCTGGAGCAGCCATGGATGGAGCTGGAGGTTTCTGGAGACCctcagcagggacacagccaggcCTGGGGGGGGGCTGCGTGCTCCAGGGTCTTCTGCTGAGCCCCAAATTTCATCCCTGGAAAGGCAGTGGCAGTGTCACCAGCCAGGGAAAGGAGGTGACAGTCCCCACCGTGGTGCCCTCAGAGCAGTCCCCAGGTGGGAGCTGGGCCAAGGTGCCACCACAAGCAGCTGCCACCCGGGTGGTGactctgggcagtgctggtggcagcCAGACCCTGGAGTTAAAGCACTGAGGAGCCCAGgtctgtccccaggctgggcttCATGGCAGAGCCCAGACCCCAAAACCTTCCTGGGGTGACCAGGAATGAGCTGGTTCCACCCATCCTCTGCCCTCCCTGACCCAAAGCTGTGTCCTGAGGGAGGGGGAAACATCTCAGCTGCTCCGAGCAGCCTCtggggggtggtttttttccccaggagcaTTCACTTCTGAGAAGAGGGATCCTCCTGAGGTCAccttcatccatccatccatccatccatccatccatccatccatccatccatccatccatccctccctccctccatccctccctccctccctccatccctccctccctccatccatccatccatccatccatccatccatccatccatccatccatccatccctccctccctccatccatccctccctccctccctccatccatccatccctccctccatccatccctccctccctccctccctccatccatccatccctccatccatccctccctccatccctccttccatccctccctccctccctccatccctccctccctccctccctccctccatccctccatccatccatccatccatccatccctccctccctccatccatccctccctccctccctccatccatccatccctccctcatccatccctccctccctccctccatccatccatccatcctccatccatccctccctccctccctccatccatccctccctccctccctccatccatccatccatccctccatccctccctc encodes the following:
- the CHRNA2 gene encoding neuronal acetylcholine receptor subunit alpha-2 → MAAPELADSGGHTGHPTGSPLWWLFLLSLFSRHLLSSSPGSSWGASPTAPGRGARGAKGPRRMGQLSHGIVPLLVWCLVTSQAGGRSEGRRRDHPGSHAEDRLFKHLFSAYNRWSRPVPNTSDVVIVRFGLSIAQLIDVDEKNQMMTTNVWLKQEWSDYKLRWDPAEFDNVTSIRVPSEMIWIPDIVLYNNADGEFAVTHMTKAHLFSDGKVKWVPPAIYKSSCSIDVTFFPFDQQNCKMKFGSWSYDKAKIDLENMDHHVDLKDYWESGEWAIINAVATYTSKKYDCCSEIYPDITFFFVIRRLPLFYTINLIIPCMLISCLTVLVFYLPSECGEKITLCISVLLSLTVFLLLITEIIPSTSLVIPLIGEYLLFTMIFVTLSIIITVFVLNVHHRSPSTHTMPRWVRSFFLDFIPRWLFMKRPPALPPPEGTPAQYDLPGTRLSTSRCWLETDVDDKWEEEEEEEEEEEEEEKDKTYPTPLSREGSKGTRCQYGCGHQGGKMPGGSASRVPPEGEEEEEEGSAQGLVLSPSILKALEGVQYIADHLRAEDADFSVKEDWKYVAMVIDRIFLWMFIIVCLLGTMGLFLPPYLAGMI